Proteins from a single region of Primulina tabacum isolate GXHZ01 chromosome 5, ASM2559414v2, whole genome shotgun sequence:
- the LOC142546119 gene encoding putative 3-hydroxyisobutyrate dehydrogenase-like 1, mitochondrial, translating into MRLSPHRSLLHFTTLAYSNTLLFLRSMAASASAFSSQPVSPENTKVGWIGTGVMGQSMCSHLLKAGYTVTVFTRTKSKADSLLSMGAHWADSPNSLASKSDVVFSIVGYPSDVRHVILHPTSGALAGLRSGGVLVDMTTSDPSLAVEIHSAATSASCSSIDAPVSGGDRGARLGTLSIFAGGDEAVTTRITPLLNHLGRVYYMGGPGKGQFCKLANQVTIATTMVGLCEGLIYASKAGLDLTNYLNAISTGAAGSKSLDLYGNRILNRDFEAGFYVNHFVKDLGICLRECQNMGLALPGLALAQQLYVSLKAHGEGDLGTQALVLALERLNNISLESESSNLKEK; encoded by the coding sequence ATGCGATTGTCTCCACATCGCTCACTCCTCCACTTCACCACGCTCGCCTACTCTAATACTCTCCTCTTCCTCCGCTCCATGGCCGCCTCCGCCTCCGCCTTCTCTTCTCAGCCTGTTAGCCCAGAAAACACCAAAGTGGGCTGGATCGGCACCGGAGTGATGGGCCAATCCATGTGCTCGCATCTCCTCAAGGCCGGCTACACAGTGACCGTCTTCACCCGCACCAAATCCAAAGCAGATTCCCTACTCTCCATGGGGGCCCACTGGGCCGACTCCCCTAATTCGTTGGCTTCCAAGTCCGACGTCGTATTCTCCATCGTGGGCTACCCCTCCGACGTCCGCCACGTTATCCTCCACCCCACGTCCGGTGCCCTCGCCGGCCTCCGATCTGGCGGAGTACTAGTCGACATGACCACATCCGACCCTTCCCTTGCCGTCGAAATTCACTCCGCCGCCACTTCCGCTTCCTGTTCCTCAATCGACGCACCCGTATCTGGCGGAGACCGCGGCGCCCGCCTCGGTACCCTCTCCATTTTCGCCGGTGGAGACGAAGCCGTAACCACCCGCATCACACCATTGTTAAACCATTTAGGTAGAGTGTATTATATGGGAGGACCTGGAAAGGGGCAGTTTTGCAAATTAGCCAACCAAGTAACCATAGCCACCACCATGGTCGGTCTGTGTGAGGGTTTGATTTATGCATCAAAAGCTGGTTTGGATTTGACCAATTACTTGAATGCTATCTCCACCGGGGCCGCGGGTTCGAAATCTTTGGATTTGTATGGGAACAGGATACTGAACAGGGATTTCGAAGCTGGGTTTTATGTGAATCATTTTGTTAAAGATTTGGGGATATGTTTGAGGGAATGCCAGAATATGGGGTTGGCTTTGCCTGGGTTAGCATTAGCTCAGCAGCTGTATGTGTCACTAAAGGCTCATGGAGAAGGCGATTTAGGAACACAGGCTCTTGTTTTAGCATTAGAGAGGCTCAATAATATCTCACTCGAATCCGAGAGTTcgaatttaaaagaaaaataa
- the LOC142546121 gene encoding uncharacterized protein LOC142546121 gives MGNASSMLTQYDIEEVQEHCNNLFTQHEIVSLYKRFCQLDRNAKGFISADEFLSVPEFAMNPLSQRLLTMVDGLNFKDFVAFLSAFSAKATASQKIGIIFKVYDRDCRGKVTFNDIIEVLKDLTGPFMSDKQREEVLCQLLQEAGYTSESSLLLDDFIKILDHEGLKMEVEVPVD, from the exons ATGGGTAATGCTTCATCAATGCTGACACAATACGATATTGAAGAAGTTCAGGAACACTGTAATAATCTAT tTACTCAGCACGAAATAGTGTCACTGTATAAGAGATTTTGCCAACTGGATAGGAATGCAAAAGGATTCATATCAGCAGATGAGTTTTTGTCAGTACCAGAATTTGCAATGAATCCACTTTCTCAG AGACTGCTAACAATGGTGGATGGCTTGAATTTCAAGGACTTTGTTGCATTTTTGTCTGCTTTCAGTGCAAAAGCGACTGCATCTCAGAAAATCGGGA TTATCTTCAAAGTATATGACAGGGATTGTAGAGGAAAGGTGACTTTCAATGACATAATTGAAGTGCTCAAGGATTTGACTGGACCATTTATGTCAGATAAGCAACGGGAG GAAGTTTTATGTCAGCTTCTGCAAGAAGCAGGATACACAAGTGAATCTTCTCTTCTGTTGGATGATTTCATTAAG atattggaccATGAAGGTCTGAAAATGGAGGTGGAAGTCCCAGTTGATTAA